One genomic region from Vibrio sp. SCSIO 43137 encodes:
- a CDS encoding tetratricopeptide repeat protein, translating into MDKAHTLLENELEQLAARFEAEPEAVLVSARQCLGRADQILYPEGGIKASIIISLCYWHLMDYSQGLKAIKEALIRLNRLDTDLFLPEILHVHALQFWGQEKYYSAQQFWINALEQAALVGETVIEIECLIGLGNVWRKTQQHKLAMSTHALAVNVANNARIDWLEGKARINLAKDYHLLNNYIEMFSVLDSAEEFLQHSSNQRWNAEIWDLRGLALLGLERVDDAEKATIKAYDLAIDNNLTRLKAHAFINRARLELIRENLDNANQLLADAETSAKALSDGELLSQICFQQSAVAEKQGDYQNALSAFQRYRQHSINQLKEQTNRLSMDKARTSKRQLDQRARKLINRIRRQVEFHHGPQGYSNQVSETYWWEQLVLFKSELSGSTHAVILIQHANPAYLEVCIELAQCLCNRDDLISRISEDRVGLLVGVKGEKAEQLYQFISQTLTNYPWERRGLRQNKPLVELHDILTFPFTLEQLDELQQRENREHG; encoded by the coding sequence TTGGATAAAGCGCATACGTTATTAGAGAATGAATTAGAGCAGCTCGCCGCCAGATTTGAGGCCGAGCCTGAAGCTGTATTGGTTTCCGCTCGTCAATGCTTAGGGCGGGCTGATCAGATCCTCTATCCTGAAGGAGGCATCAAAGCCAGTATTATCATCTCCCTGTGTTATTGGCACCTGATGGATTACTCTCAGGGGCTGAAAGCGATAAAAGAAGCACTTATTCGTTTAAACCGCTTAGATACCGACCTGTTCCTCCCCGAAATCTTACACGTTCATGCTCTGCAATTCTGGGGACAGGAGAAATACTACTCTGCCCAGCAATTCTGGATCAATGCACTTGAGCAAGCCGCTCTGGTGGGCGAAACCGTTATTGAAATAGAGTGTCTGATCGGACTCGGTAATGTCTGGAGAAAAACCCAGCAACACAAACTTGCCATGTCCACCCATGCCCTTGCCGTTAATGTGGCAAATAATGCCCGCATAGATTGGCTGGAAGGCAAAGCACGAATTAATCTGGCTAAAGACTATCATCTGCTGAACAACTATATTGAAATGTTCTCCGTTCTGGATAGCGCAGAAGAGTTTCTTCAGCACAGCAGCAATCAGAGATGGAATGCCGAGATCTGGGATTTGCGCGGGCTGGCACTTCTCGGACTTGAGCGGGTAGATGATGCTGAAAAAGCCACCATCAAAGCTTATGATCTCGCCATCGACAATAACCTTACCAGACTCAAAGCTCACGCCTTTATCAACCGGGCAAGGCTGGAGCTTATCCGTGAAAATCTGGACAACGCCAATCAGTTACTGGCCGATGCAGAAACATCAGCAAAAGCCCTTTCTGATGGAGAACTTCTGTCGCAAATCTGTTTCCAGCAATCTGCTGTAGCCGAAAAACAGGGTGATTACCAAAACGCATTGAGTGCCTTTCAGCGCTATCGCCAACACTCTATAAATCAGCTGAAAGAGCAGACTAACCGCCTGAGTATGGATAAAGCCCGTACCTCTAAACGCCAGCTTGATCAAAGAGCGCGTAAGCTGATTAATCGTATCCGCAGACAAGTAGAGTTCCATCACGGCCCTCAGGGATACTCAAATCAGGTTTCAGAAACCTATTGGTGGGAGCAACTGGTGCTGTTTAAGAGTGAGCTTTCCGGTTCTACTCATGCCGTTATCCTTATCCAGCACGCCAACCCTGCTTATCTCGAAGTATGCATCGAACTGGCGCAGTGCCTGTGTAACAGGGACGATCTTATCTCGCGTATCAGTGAAGACAGAGTGGGCTTACTGGTGGGTGTCAAAGGCGAAAAAGCAGAGCAGCTATACCAGTTTATCTCACAGACATTAACTAACTACCCGTGGGAGAGACGGGGCTTAAGGCAAAATAAACCATTGGTAGAACTACACGATATTCTTACTTTCCCGTTTACTCTGGAGCAGTTGGATGAGTTGCAACAAAGGGAGAACCGAGAGCATGGATAA